A single genomic interval of Lathyrus oleraceus cultivar Zhongwan6 chromosome 7, CAAS_Psat_ZW6_1.0, whole genome shotgun sequence harbors:
- the LOC127102255 gene encoding uncharacterized protein LOC127102255, translating into MVNRNENDDDIIRQIRHDDVTADNNLAAIVERIMVRNGVNFGLRRPNYTSPLAEYVLQTDAFLRTKIPKFTKFVGDTTESTIEHVARYLIEAGDMSNNENLQMNFFPSSLTKNAFTWFIIFPQNSIHSWNQLERMFHEQFYMGQTKISLKELASVRRKFIEPIDDYLNRF; encoded by the coding sequence ATGGTAAATAGGAATGAAAATGACGATGATATCATACGGCAAATTCGACATGATGATGTGACAGCGGATAATAATCTAGCAGCTATAGTCGAGAGAATTATGGTTCGAAATGGGGTAAATTTTGGTCTTAGAAGACCAAATTATACATCACCTTTGGCAGAATATGTCTTACAGACAGATGCGTTCCTGAGGAccaaaatccccaaattcaccAAGTTTGTCGGGGATACTACTGAGTCTACTATTGAACACGTGGCGAGATATCTAATTGAAGCTGGAGATATGTCAAATAACGAGAAtcttcaaatgaatttttttccaagTTCTCTTACCAAGAATGCTTTTACATGGTTCATAATTTTTCCCCAGAATTCGATCCATTCATGGAACCAGCTAGAAAGAATGTTCCATGAACAGTTCTACATGGGGCAAACGAAGATAAGTTTGAAAGAGTTGGCTAGTGTCAGACGAAAATTCATTGAGCCAATTGACGACTACCTGAATAGATTTTGA